A window of Chitinophaga sp. MM2321 contains these coding sequences:
- a CDS encoding thiamine phosphate synthase — MISTLHYISRQTPAAAHTDQIMAACDAGCKWIQLRIKNETPENILPVAAAAKIICDRYKAALIINDYPHIAVAVEAAGTHVGLGDMTVAAARAITGPEMIVGGTANTAADIIQHAAHGASYVGLGPFRFTTTKQQLSPILGLSGYQAIMQKLQQKSITIPVIAIGGILLQDIPALMQTGIHGIAVSGLITQASDKAVLVQHIFEQTNKQALWNH, encoded by the coding sequence ATGATCAGCACCTTACATTATATATCACGACAAACACCTGCGGCCGCTCATACAGATCAGATCATGGCAGCCTGCGATGCCGGCTGCAAATGGATTCAGCTGCGCATCAAAAACGAAACGCCGGAAAATATTTTACCCGTGGCAGCCGCCGCAAAAATAATTTGCGACCGTTACAAGGCGGCCCTGATCATCAATGATTATCCTCATATAGCCGTGGCCGTTGAGGCCGCCGGTACACATGTGGGCCTGGGAGATATGACGGTAGCCGCCGCCAGGGCCATCACCGGTCCTGAAATGATCGTAGGCGGTACCGCAAACACTGCTGCCGATATTATACAACATGCTGCGCACGGCGCCAGCTATGTTGGACTTGGGCCTTTCCGGTTTACCACCACCAAGCAGCAGCTAAGTCCCATCCTGGGCCTCAGTGGCTACCAGGCTATTATGCAGAAGCTGCAACAAAAAAGTATAACCATTCCCGTTATAGCCATCGGTGGTATCCTTCTCCAGGATATTCCCGCGCTGATGCAAACAGGCATCCACGGGATAGCCGTCAGCGGCCTGATCACACAGGCATCAGACAAGGCTGTACTTGTACAGCACATTTTCGAACAAACAAACAAGCAGGCATTATGGAACCATTAA
- the thiS gene encoding sulfur carrier protein ThiS produces the protein MEVLVNNKLYAVQHGITIAALLQFIQLPAQKGIAVAVNNQVIPKTSWDHRPLSAADSITIIRATQGG, from the coding sequence ATGGAAGTGCTTGTAAACAATAAACTTTATGCGGTGCAGCACGGAATAACCATTGCTGCACTCTTACAGTTTATTCAGCTCCCTGCTCAGAAAGGCATTGCAGTGGCCGTCAACAACCAGGTAATACCAAAAACATCCTGGGACCACCGACCGCTATCCGCGGCCGACAGTATTACCATTATACGCGCCACACAAGGCGGGTAA
- a CDS encoding lipocalin family protein — protein sequence MIRKRNLFPLLLLFVFGCNPKSGEPQEDIVHDSSLVGITDSSNAGITDSIAAVTDTLYIDTAKLIGKWIQPVEGLDKEMQGFQLRKTGVARSINMYTLVYEKWQLTHDTLLLWSHSEGTKDSSGIVDTTIIKALSDTSLILFPVKAAEGYTDKYRRSF from the coding sequence ATGATCAGGAAAAGAAACCTCTTTCCGTTATTACTATTATTTGTTTTCGGGTGTAATCCGAAAAGTGGGGAACCGCAGGAAGATATTGTACACGACAGCAGTCTGGTGGGTATTACAGACAGCAGCAATGCCGGCATTACTGATAGCATCGCTGCTGTTACTGATACGCTGTATATTGATACAGCTAAGCTCATAGGGAAATGGATACAGCCTGTAGAAGGCCTGGATAAGGAAATGCAAGGTTTTCAATTGCGGAAGACCGGCGTGGCCCGGTCCATTAATATGTATACGCTTGTATATGAAAAATGGCAGCTGACACACGATACTTTATTGTTGTGGAGTCATTCAGAAGGTACAAAAGACTCTTCCGGTATTGTAGACACCACGATTATAAAAGCGTTGTCAGATACTTCGCTAATACTTTTTCCTGTAAAAGCCGCAGAGGGCTATACAGATAAATACAGGCGAAGCTTTTAA
- the dnaN gene encoding DNA polymerase III subunit beta, giving the protein MKFIVSSSSLLKQLQQISGVINSNTVLPILEDFLFSIDKNELTVVATDLETVMRVKLEVEAKENGRICIPAKILMDSLKNLPDQPLTFHIDLNSYAVEITSDNGKYKVMGENPENFPKEPAADDTTSFTMSATGLVTAINKTLFAVSNDDLRPAMTGVFFEIGTDSLTFVATDAHRLVKYVRTDVKCPQADSFIVPKKPLNLLKSALPDNDSEIRIAYSQNHFFVQHEGAQMICRLIDARFPDYKVVIPKDNPYRLTVVKSDFQNALKRVGVFANKSTNQVALNITGSELQLSAQDVDFSFEGNERMNCQYTGDDMQIAFNAKFLIEMLNAAEGDEISIELATATKAGILKPSEKEENEDLLMLVMPLMLNN; this is encoded by the coding sequence ATGAAATTTATTGTTTCTTCCTCTTCTTTATTAAAACAATTACAACAGATCAGTGGTGTTATCAATTCAAATACAGTATTGCCGATACTGGAAGATTTCCTCTTCTCGATTGATAAAAACGAGCTGACCGTAGTTGCAACTGATCTTGAAACCGTAATGCGGGTGAAGCTGGAGGTGGAAGCCAAGGAAAACGGAAGGATCTGTATCCCGGCAAAAATTCTGATGGACTCTCTCAAAAATCTGCCGGATCAACCCCTCACTTTCCACATTGACCTGAATTCTTACGCAGTAGAAATCACTTCTGACAACGGTAAGTACAAGGTAATGGGCGAAAATCCGGAAAACTTTCCGAAAGAACCCGCTGCTGATGACACCACCTCTTTCACCATGTCTGCTACCGGCCTGGTTACTGCCATCAACAAAACACTGTTTGCTGTCAGCAACGATGATCTGCGCCCGGCTATGACAGGTGTATTCTTCGAAATCGGTACTGACAGTCTCACTTTTGTAGCCACAGATGCGCACCGCCTCGTGAAATACGTGAGAACAGATGTGAAATGCCCACAGGCCGACAGCTTCATCGTTCCTAAAAAACCGTTGAACCTGTTGAAATCAGCCCTGCCCGATAACGATTCTGAAATCAGGATTGCGTATAGTCAAAACCATTTCTTTGTGCAGCACGAAGGCGCACAAATGATTTGTCGCCTCATTGACGCCCGTTTCCCTGACTATAAGGTAGTAATACCAAAAGATAATCCTTACCGCCTTACAGTGGTTAAAAGCGACTTCCAGAACGCATTAAAACGTGTGGGTGTATTCGCTAATAAAAGCACTAACCAGGTAGCACTCAATATCACCGGCAGTGAACTGCAACTCTCTGCACAGGATGTGGATTTCTCTTTTGAAGGTAATGAACGCATGAATTGCCAGTACACCGGCGATGATATGCAGATCGCTTTCAATGCTAAATTTCTCATCGAAATGCTGAACGCTGCAGAAGGAGATGAAATCTCCATCGAGCTGGCAACCGCCACCAAAGCGGGTATCCTCAAACCTTCCGAAAAAGAAGAGAATGAAGACCTGCTGATGCTGGTAATGCCGTTAATGCTGAACAACTAG
- a CDS encoding sterol desaturase family protein — MVTFFENIPSYYRTAILVGGLLLLWIIEGVVPQFRFRNNRYRHAGTNLFFTLSTVLVNTGCAFLIVKAAQWTSETHFGLLYQLHLPLWLHAVLAILMLDLIGAYLIHLVQHKTAWMWHYHKIHHIDTAVDASTALRHHPVESIFRVVALFVAIITMGVPFWVVMLYQSVSAFMSQFNHANIRLPKWLDTTLSWIIVSPDMHKVHHSHHQPETDSNYANIFSIWDRLFGTFTTVRDTTAIRYGLDEYQAPRYQEVGPLLKVPWEQTYNTKEKLSGQHNL, encoded by the coding sequence ATGGTAACATTTTTTGAAAATATCCCGTCATACTATCGTACTGCCATCCTGGTTGGCGGACTGTTGCTCTTGTGGATCATTGAAGGCGTAGTGCCGCAATTCCGCTTCCGCAACAACCGTTACCGGCACGCAGGCACCAATCTGTTCTTTACACTCTCCACCGTGCTTGTAAACACCGGTTGCGCGTTTCTGATTGTAAAGGCGGCACAATGGACCAGCGAAACTCATTTCGGGCTGTTATACCAGTTGCATCTTCCATTATGGTTACATGCAGTACTGGCTATCCTGATGCTGGACCTGATCGGTGCATATCTTATTCACCTGGTACAACACAAAACAGCATGGATGTGGCATTATCATAAAATACATCATATCGATACCGCAGTAGATGCTTCTACCGCGTTACGGCATCACCCGGTGGAAAGTATATTCAGGGTAGTGGCGCTGTTTGTTGCCATTATCACCATGGGCGTGCCCTTCTGGGTAGTAATGCTGTATCAGTCTGTATCCGCTTTTATGTCGCAGTTTAATCATGCTAATATCAGGCTGCCCAAATGGCTGGATACCACGCTGAGCTGGATCATTGTATCACCGGATATGCATAAGGTGCATCACAGTCATCATCAGCCTGAAACGGATTCCAACTATGCGAATATATTTTCTATATGGGACCGGTTGTTTGGCACCTTTACAACGGTGCGTGATACCACCGCTATCCGTTATGGCCTGGATGAATACCAGGCGCCCCGTTACCAGGAGGTAGGACCGTTGCTGAAAGTGCCCTGGGAACAAACCTACAACACAAAAGAAAAATTAAGTGGTCAACACAACCTATAG
- a CDS encoding hydroxymethylpyrimidine/phosphomethylpyrimidine kinase, whose amino-acid sequence MEQERPFVMSFAGLDPSGGAGLLADIKTFEQHRVSGLGVCTAITVQTAADFISVEWLPVTQILAQAKPLLTTTTIRYCKIGIMADVHALLELVRKVKQLAPGIRIILDPVLKASAGFTFHGSIHRQSWQELLSALYLLTPNYDEALLLSGHTNGDAAAQQLAAYCAVLLKGGHHTGKPGVDTLYTGHAVHEFLPGGNRVFPKHGSGCVLSASITACLALGQSLHEACYNGKAYTENLLSSHSSLTGYHYI is encoded by the coding sequence ATGGAACAGGAACGACCTTTCGTGATGAGCTTTGCAGGTCTGGACCCCAGCGGGGGCGCAGGTTTGCTGGCAGACATTAAAACATTTGAGCAGCACCGCGTTTCCGGATTGGGTGTGTGTACAGCTATCACCGTGCAAACGGCAGCAGATTTTATTTCGGTGGAATGGTTGCCCGTCACGCAAATCCTTGCACAGGCGAAGCCACTGCTGACTACTACTACCATCCGGTATTGCAAGATCGGGATCATGGCAGATGTGCATGCCCTGCTGGAACTGGTACGCAAAGTAAAACAACTGGCGCCGGGCATCCGCATCATCCTTGACCCGGTGCTGAAAGCCTCTGCGGGCTTCACCTTTCATGGCAGCATTCATCGACAGTCATGGCAGGAACTCTTATCAGCACTCTACCTGCTCACGCCCAACTACGACGAGGCACTGTTGCTCTCCGGTCATACCAACGGCGATGCGGCTGCGCAGCAACTAGCTGCTTACTGCGCCGTGCTGCTGAAAGGAGGCCACCATACCGGCAAGCCCGGTGTGGATACCCTTTACACCGGCCATGCAGTGCATGAATTTTTGCCGGGAGGCAACCGCGTATTCCCGAAGCATGGATCAGGATGCGTGCTGTCTGCCTCCATTACGGCCTGCCTCGCGCTCGGACAGTCATTACATGAGGCGTGTTATAACGGAAAAGCATATACGGAAAATTTATTATCCAGTCATTCATCACTAACAGGATACCATTACATATGA
- a CDS encoding pyridoxal phosphate-dependent aminotransferase — protein MKLSHLAETLIGSEIIKLAAEIKEKQARGEKIYNFTIGDFDPKVFPIPVEFEQEIITAYKEHLTNYPPADGIAELRAAVSDFIATREGLHYDPAKEIVISCGGRPIIYATFRTIADRGEKIVYATPSWNNNHYTHFLEAEHVVLETTPENDFMPTAAELKPLLKGATLLALCSPQNPTGTAFHKQQLEEICDLVIAENKSRDANEKPLYLLFDQMYWVLTFGKTEHYNPVTLRPELKEYTIFIDGMSKAFAATGVRVGWALGPAHVIAKMKAILSHVGAWSPMAEQKAAARYLVQKENVDRYLQHFKSEIEERLVKIYQGFDSLKKAGHAVDAIAPQAAIYLTVKLDLTGKKTADGTVLQDQAAVTSYILNEAKLALVPFYAFGAAKNAPWYRLSVGTCVKEEIPAMFEKLQAALEQLK, from the coding sequence ATGAAACTGTCTCATTTAGCCGAAACACTGATAGGGTCCGAAATTATTAAGTTGGCAGCTGAAATAAAGGAGAAGCAGGCCAGGGGAGAAAAGATCTATAACTTCACGATCGGCGATTTTGATCCGAAAGTATTCCCTATCCCGGTTGAATTTGAACAGGAAATCATTACTGCTTATAAAGAACACCTGACGAACTACCCCCCTGCCGATGGTATTGCAGAGCTGAGAGCAGCAGTAAGTGATTTCATTGCCACACGTGAGGGCCTGCACTACGACCCAGCTAAGGAAATTGTAATTTCCTGCGGTGGCCGTCCCATCATTTACGCCACTTTCAGAACCATTGCAGACCGTGGTGAGAAAATTGTTTACGCAACACCATCATGGAATAACAATCACTACACACACTTCCTGGAAGCAGAACATGTGGTGCTGGAAACAACGCCTGAAAATGATTTCATGCCTACAGCAGCAGAACTGAAACCATTGCTGAAAGGCGCTACGCTGTTGGCACTGTGTTCTCCACAAAACCCTACCGGCACGGCTTTCCACAAGCAACAGCTGGAAGAGATCTGTGACCTGGTAATTGCTGAAAACAAAAGCAGGGATGCTAACGAGAAACCACTATACCTGCTGTTTGATCAGATGTACTGGGTACTGACCTTTGGTAAAACGGAGCACTACAACCCGGTTACCTTGCGTCCTGAACTGAAAGAATATACCATTTTCATTGATGGCATGAGTAAAGCGTTTGCTGCTACCGGCGTAAGAGTTGGTTGGGCACTGGGACCTGCACATGTAATCGCTAAAATGAAAGCAATCCTTTCCCACGTAGGCGCCTGGAGCCCGATGGCCGAACAGAAAGCCGCTGCCCGCTACCTGGTACAGAAAGAAAATGTGGACAGGTACCTGCAGCACTTTAAAAGCGAGATTGAAGAAAGACTGGTGAAAATATACCAGGGCTTTGACAGCCTGAAAAAAGCTGGTCATGCTGTAGATGCAATCGCACCGCAGGCGGCCATCTATCTCACCGTAAAGCTTGACCTCACAGGTAAAAAGACTGCTGATGGCACGGTGCTACAGGATCAGGCGGCGGTTACCTCCTATATCCTGAACGAAGCAAAACTGGCATTGGTACCTTTCTATGCATTTGGGGCAGCTAAAAACGCTCCCTGGTACCGCCTCAGCGTAGGTACCTGCGTAAAAGAAGAAATTCCTGCTATGTTTGAAAAGTTGCAGGCGGCACTGGAGCAACTGAAATAA
- the thiC gene encoding phosphomethylpyrimidine synthase ThiC yields the protein MQQQQAAISRTPFPASEKIYVDGSIHPVKVAMRKITLTDTRMHGRNGIATPNDPVIIYDTSGPYTDPAIDIDVTKGIPRLRQEWITGRGDVEQLPRYSSAYIRQLLQQGGKMPLMSITNKPLRAKAGQNVTQLYYAQQGIITPEMEYIAIRENQHADTLFQENNALWHQHKGNSFGANTPVKFITPEFVRQEIAAGRAIIPANINHPESEPMIIGRNFLVKINANIGNSAVTSSIEEEVEKAVWSCRWGADTIMDLSTGNNIHETREWIIRNSPVPIGTVPIYQALEKVNGKAEALTWEIFRDTLIEQAEQGVDYFTIHAGVLLRYIPLTAKRVTGIVSRGGSILAKWCLAHHKENFLYTHFEEICEIMKTYDVSFSLGDGLRPGCIADANDAAQFAELETLGELTKIAWKHHIQVMIEGPGHVPMHLIKENMDKQLEHCHEAPFYTLGPLTTDIAPGYDHITSGIGAAMIGWFGTAMLCYVTPKEHLGLPDKEDVRQGVITYKIAAHAADLAKGHPGAQHRDNALSKARFEFRWEDQFNLSLDPETARSYHDETLPAEGAKVAHFCSMCGPNFCSMKITQEVREFAEQQGLEASAALAAGMEEKAKSFAEQGGEIYK from the coding sequence ATGCAGCAGCAGCAGGCGGCCATCAGCCGCACACCATTCCCCGCGTCAGAAAAAATTTATGTAGATGGCAGCATCCATCCTGTTAAAGTAGCCATGCGTAAAATAACGCTAACGGATACACGCATGCACGGAAGAAATGGTATAGCCACTCCCAACGATCCCGTCATCATTTATGATACGAGCGGCCCTTACACAGATCCCGCTATCGACATCGATGTCACGAAAGGTATTCCCAGGCTCCGCCAGGAATGGATCACCGGCAGGGGAGATGTAGAACAACTGCCCCGATACTCCAGTGCATATATCCGGCAACTCCTGCAACAGGGCGGCAAAATGCCCCTCATGAGCATTACAAACAAACCATTGCGCGCAAAAGCCGGACAAAATGTAACGCAACTGTACTACGCACAACAGGGGATCATTACCCCCGAAATGGAGTACATCGCCATCCGTGAAAACCAGCATGCAGATACCCTTTTTCAAGAGAACAATGCATTGTGGCACCAGCACAAAGGCAATAGCTTTGGCGCCAATACCCCGGTGAAATTTATTACACCCGAATTTGTTCGGCAGGAAATTGCCGCCGGCAGAGCCATCATACCCGCCAATATCAATCACCCCGAAAGTGAACCGATGATCATCGGCCGCAATTTCCTGGTGAAGATTAATGCCAACATCGGCAACTCGGCTGTTACATCCAGCATTGAAGAAGAAGTGGAAAAAGCGGTGTGGTCCTGCCGCTGGGGCGCCGATACCATCATGGATCTCAGCACCGGCAACAACATCCACGAAACAAGAGAATGGATTATCCGTAATTCACCCGTACCCATTGGCACCGTACCCATTTACCAGGCACTGGAAAAAGTAAATGGTAAAGCAGAAGCCCTCACCTGGGAAATATTCCGCGACACCCTGATAGAACAGGCAGAACAAGGCGTGGACTATTTCACCATTCACGCCGGCGTACTGCTCAGGTATATACCGTTAACGGCTAAACGTGTAACGGGTATCGTTTCCCGCGGCGGTTCCATCCTGGCCAAATGGTGTCTTGCACATCATAAAGAAAATTTCCTGTACACGCATTTTGAAGAAATCTGTGAAATCATGAAAACCTATGATGTTTCCTTCTCGCTCGGCGATGGTCTGCGTCCCGGTTGTATCGCTGATGCCAATGATGCTGCACAGTTTGCCGAACTGGAAACACTGGGAGAACTCACCAAAATAGCCTGGAAACACCATATACAGGTAATGATAGAAGGGCCCGGCCATGTACCTATGCACCTGATCAAAGAAAATATGGACAAGCAGCTGGAACACTGCCACGAAGCGCCGTTCTATACCCTGGGACCCTTAACTACTGATATAGCTCCCGGATACGACCACATCACTTCCGGCATAGGCGCAGCCATGATCGGCTGGTTTGGCACCGCGATGCTGTGCTATGTAACGCCTAAAGAACACCTGGGCCTGCCGGATAAAGAAGATGTACGCCAGGGTGTGATCACTTACAAAATAGCCGCACACGCTGCCGACCTGGCAAAAGGCCATCCCGGCGCACAACACCGCGATAATGCACTGAGCAAAGCCCGCTTCGAATTCCGGTGGGAAGACCAATTCAACCTCTCCCTCGATCCGGAAACGGCTCGTTCTTACCACGATGAAACACTCCCCGCCGAAGGCGCTAAAGTGGCGCATTTCTGCTCCATGTGCGGACCTAATTTCTGCTCCATGAAAATCACGCAGGAAGTTAGGGAGTTTGCCGAACAACAGGGACTTGAAGCCAGCGCAGCACTCGCCGCCGGAATGGAAGAGAAAGCAAAATCATTTGCAGAACAGGGAGGGGAAATCTATAAATGA
- a CDS encoding thiamine phosphate synthase — MIWIITSPERLNEEGKILTALLKAGVSRILLRKPQWTPEAYHDLIAAIDPAFYSKIIIHDNFQVCHTYALGGIHLSGKMRNSITGSEWQLCLRQYPLRSTGIHHPSEIATMDKQFSALLLSPVFNSISKPGYGGRFAQALDNKAGHTILALGGVDHTNITHLKQWHFDGAALLGAIWKQPAKAVDNYYRIQELWNRNDLS; from the coding sequence ATGATCTGGATCATCACATCACCAGAACGGCTAAACGAAGAAGGGAAAATACTGACAGCCCTGCTCAAGGCCGGGGTATCCAGGATACTCCTGCGCAAACCGCAGTGGACACCGGAAGCGTATCATGATTTGATAGCTGCCATAGATCCTGCCTTCTATAGCAAAATTATCATCCATGATAATTTTCAGGTGTGCCATACTTATGCGCTGGGCGGCATTCACCTGAGCGGCAAAATGCGGAACAGCATCACCGGCAGCGAATGGCAGTTATGTCTCCGGCAGTATCCACTGCGCAGTACAGGTATTCATCACCCTTCGGAGATAGCAACTATGGATAAACAATTCAGTGCATTATTACTCAGCCCTGTTTTTAACAGCATCTCAAAACCCGGCTACGGGGGAAGATTTGCACAGGCGCTGGATAATAAAGCAGGACATACCATACTGGCATTGGGTGGCGTAGATCATACCAATATCACCCACCTGAAACAATGGCATTTTGATGGCGCCGCATTACTGGGCGCCATCTGGAAACAACCGGCTAAAGCAGTAGACAATTATTACCGTATTCAGGAATTATGGAACAGGAACGACCTTTCGTGA